A genomic stretch from Gorilla gorilla gorilla isolate KB3781 chromosome 20, NHGRI_mGorGor1-v2.1_pri, whole genome shotgun sequence includes:
- the PALM gene encoding paralemmin-1 isoform X2, with protein MNSSPGAGLSHALQTTPSPGPEPPTPPHAVKSIAGTGGLCAPGWASGGGRGAPGALRGCGEPGGSETQHLPRDPQHLPRDPQHLPRDRRRPEPFHAFARDSAPPPSMVLAAETTSQQERLQAIAEKRKRQAEIENKRRQLEDERRQLQHLKSKALRERWLLEGTPSSASEGDEDLRRQMQDDEQKTRLLEDSVSRLEKEIEVLERGDSAPAAAKENAVAPSPVRAPAPSPAKEERKTEVVMNSQQTPVGTPKDKRVSNTPLRTVDGSPMMKAVVHAVDGTAENGIHPLSSSEVDELIHKADEVTLSEAGSTAGAAETRGAVEGAARTTPSWREITGVQAQPGEATSGPPGIQPGQEPPVTMIFMGYQNVEDEAETKKVLGLQDTITAELVVIEDAAEPKEPAPPNGSAAEPPTEAASREENQAGPEAVTSDPQDLDMKKQRCKCCSIM; from the exons ATGAACTCATCTCCTGGAGCAGGACTATCTCACGCGCTCCAGACGACGCCCTCGCCGGGCCCCGAGCCGCCCACACCGCCACACGCCGTAAAAAGCATCGCGGGGACGGGAGGCCTGTGCGCGCCGGGGTGGGCGTCGGGCGGGGGGCGTGGCGCTCCAGGGGCTCTGCGCGGCTGCGGGGAGCCAGGAGGCTCGGAGACCCAGCACCTGCCCCGGGACCCCCAGCACCTGCCCCGGGACCCCCAGCACCTGCCCCGGGACCGCCGCCGCCCTGAGCCTTTCCACGCCTTTGCCCGGGACTCAGCTCCTCCGCCCAGCAT GGTCCTGGCGGCAGAGACCACGTCCCAGCAGGAGCGGCTGCAGGCCATCGCA GAGAAGCGGAAGCGGCAGGCAGAGATTGAGAACAAGCGCCGGCAGCTGGAGGACGAGCGGAGGCAGCTGCAGCACCTGAAG TCCAAGGCACTGCGGGAGCGCTGGCTGCTGGAGGGGACGCCGTCCTCGGCCTCAGAGGGGGATGAGGACCTGAGGAGGCAGATGCAGGACGACGAGCAGAAGACACGGCTGCTGGAGGACTCGGTGTCCAG GTTGGAGAAGGAAATTGAGGTGCTGGAGCGTGGAGACTCCGCCCCAGCCGCTGCCAAGGAGAACGCGGTGGCCCCGAGCCCGGTCCGGGCCCCAGCCCCGAGTCCAGCCAAGGAGGAGCGCAAGACAGAGGTGGTGATGAATTCACAGCAG ACGCCGGTGGGCACGCCCAAAG ACAAGCGAGTCTCCAACACGCCCCTGAGGACGGTTGACGGCTCCCCCATGATGAAGGCAG TGGTCCATGCTGTGGACGGCACCGCCGAGAACGGGATCCACCCCTTGAGCTCCTCCGAGGTGGACGAACTCATCCACAAAGCAGACGAGGTCACGCTGAGCGAGGCAGGGTCCACGGCCGGGGCGGCAGAGACCCGGGGGGCCGTGGAGGGGGCAGCCCGGACCACGCCCTCCTGGCGGGAGATCACCGGTGTGCAGGCACAGCCAGGCGAGGCCACGTCCGGCCCGCCGGGGATCCAGCCCGGCCAGGAGCCCCCGGTCACAATGATCTTCATGGGTTACCAGAACGTGGAGGATGAGGCCGAGACCAAGAAGGTGCTGGGCCTTCAGGATACCATCACGGCGGAGCTGGTGGTCATCGAAGACGCGGCTGAGCCCAAGGAGCCTGCGCCACCCAACGGCAGTGCCGCCGAGCCTCCCACGGAGGCCGCCTCCAGGGAAGAGAATCAGGCGGGGCCCGAGGCCGTCACCAGCGACCCCCAGGACCTCGACATGAAGAAGCAACGTTGTAAATGCTGCTCCATCATGTGA
- the PALM gene encoding paralemmin-1 isoform X1 translates to MNSSPGAGLSHALQTTPSPGPEPPTPPHAVKSIAGTGGLCAPGWASGGGRGAPGALRGCGEPGGSETQHLPRDPQHLPRDPQHLPRDRRRPEPFHAFARDSAPPPSMVLAAETTSQQERLQAIAEKRKRQAEIENKRRQLEDERRQLQHLKSKALRERWLLEGTPSSASEGDEDLRRQMQDDEQKTRLLEDSVSRLEKEIEVLERGDSAPAAAKENAVAPSPVRAPAPSPAKEERKTEVVMNSQQTPVGTPKDKRVSNTPLRTVDGSPMMKAAMYSVEITVEKDKVTGETRVLSSTTLLPRQPLPLGIKVYEDETKVVHAVDGTAENGIHPLSSSEVDELIHKADEVTLSEAGSTAGAAETRGAVEGAARTTPSWREITGVQAQPGEATSGPPGIQPGQEPPVTMIFMGYQNVEDEAETKKVLGLQDTITAELVVIEDAAEPKEPAPPNGSAAEPPTEAASREENQAGPEAVTSDPQDLDMKKQRCKCCSIM, encoded by the exons ATGAACTCATCTCCTGGAGCAGGACTATCTCACGCGCTCCAGACGACGCCCTCGCCGGGCCCCGAGCCGCCCACACCGCCACACGCCGTAAAAAGCATCGCGGGGACGGGAGGCCTGTGCGCGCCGGGGTGGGCGTCGGGCGGGGGGCGTGGCGCTCCAGGGGCTCTGCGCGGCTGCGGGGAGCCAGGAGGCTCGGAGACCCAGCACCTGCCCCGGGACCCCCAGCACCTGCCCCGGGACCCCCAGCACCTGCCCCGGGACCGCCGCCGCCCTGAGCCTTTCCACGCCTTTGCCCGGGACTCAGCTCCTCCGCCCAGCAT GGTCCTGGCGGCAGAGACCACGTCCCAGCAGGAGCGGCTGCAGGCCATCGCA GAGAAGCGGAAGCGGCAGGCAGAGATTGAGAACAAGCGCCGGCAGCTGGAGGACGAGCGGAGGCAGCTGCAGCACCTGAAG TCCAAGGCACTGCGGGAGCGCTGGCTGCTGGAGGGGACGCCGTCCTCGGCCTCAGAGGGGGATGAGGACCTGAGGAGGCAGATGCAGGACGACGAGCAGAAGACACGGCTGCTGGAGGACTCGGTGTCCAG GTTGGAGAAGGAAATTGAGGTGCTGGAGCGTGGAGACTCCGCCCCAGCCGCTGCCAAGGAGAACGCGGTGGCCCCGAGCCCGGTCCGGGCCCCAGCCCCGAGTCCAGCCAAGGAGGAGCGCAAGACAGAGGTGGTGATGAATTCACAGCAG ACGCCGGTGGGCACGCCCAAAG ACAAGCGAGTCTCCAACACGCCCCTGAGGACGGTTGACGGCTCCCCCATGATGAAGGCAG CCATGTACTCGGTTGAGATCACTGTGGAGAAGGACAAGGTGACAGGGGAGACCAGGGTGCTGTCCAGCACCACGCTGCTCCCTCGGCAGCCGCTCCCTCTGGGCATCAAAGTCTACGAGGACGAGACCAAAG TGGTCCATGCTGTGGACGGCACCGCCGAGAACGGGATCCACCCCTTGAGCTCCTCCGAGGTGGACGAACTCATCCACAAAGCAGACGAGGTCACGCTGAGCGAGGCAGGGTCCACGGCCGGGGCGGCAGAGACCCGGGGGGCCGTGGAGGGGGCAGCCCGGACCACGCCCTCCTGGCGGGAGATCACCGGTGTGCAGGCACAGCCAGGCGAGGCCACGTCCGGCCCGCCGGGGATCCAGCCCGGCCAGGAGCCCCCGGTCACAATGATCTTCATGGGTTACCAGAACGTGGAGGATGAGGCCGAGACCAAGAAGGTGCTGGGCCTTCAGGATACCATCACGGCGGAGCTGGTGGTCATCGAAGACGCGGCTGAGCCCAAGGAGCCTGCGCCACCCAACGGCAGTGCCGCCGAGCCTCCCACGGAGGCCGCCTCCAGGGAAGAGAATCAGGCGGGGCCCGAGGCCGTCACCAGCGACCCCCAGGACCTCGACATGAAGAAGCAACGTTGTAAATGCTGCTCCATCATGTGA
- the PALM gene encoding paralemmin-1 isoform X4, which yields MEVLAAETTSQQERLQAIAEKRKRQAEIENKRRQLEDERRQLQHLKSKALRERWLLEGTPSSASEGDEDLRRQMQDDEQKTRLLEDSVSRLEKEIEVLERGDSAPAAAKENAVAPSPVRAPAPSPAKEERKTEVVMNSQQTPVGTPKDKRVSNTPLRTVDGSPMMKAAMYSVEITVEKDKVTGETRVLSSTTLLPRQPLPLGIKVYEDETKVVHAVDGTAENGIHPLSSSEVDELIHKADEVTLSEAGSTAGAAETRGAVEGAARTTPSWREITGVQAQPGEATSGPPGIQPGQEPPVTMIFMGYQNVEDEAETKKVLGLQDTITAELVVIEDAAEPKEPAPPNGSAAEPPTEAASREENQAGPEAVTSDPQDLDMKKQRCKCCSIM from the exons GGTCCTGGCGGCAGAGACCACGTCCCAGCAGGAGCGGCTGCAGGCCATCGCA GAGAAGCGGAAGCGGCAGGCAGAGATTGAGAACAAGCGCCGGCAGCTGGAGGACGAGCGGAGGCAGCTGCAGCACCTGAAG TCCAAGGCACTGCGGGAGCGCTGGCTGCTGGAGGGGACGCCGTCCTCGGCCTCAGAGGGGGATGAGGACCTGAGGAGGCAGATGCAGGACGACGAGCAGAAGACACGGCTGCTGGAGGACTCGGTGTCCAG GTTGGAGAAGGAAATTGAGGTGCTGGAGCGTGGAGACTCCGCCCCAGCCGCTGCCAAGGAGAACGCGGTGGCCCCGAGCCCGGTCCGGGCCCCAGCCCCGAGTCCAGCCAAGGAGGAGCGCAAGACAGAGGTGGTGATGAATTCACAGCAG ACGCCGGTGGGCACGCCCAAAG ACAAGCGAGTCTCCAACACGCCCCTGAGGACGGTTGACGGCTCCCCCATGATGAAGGCAG CCATGTACTCGGTTGAGATCACTGTGGAGAAGGACAAGGTGACAGGGGAGACCAGGGTGCTGTCCAGCACCACGCTGCTCCCTCGGCAGCCGCTCCCTCTGGGCATCAAAGTCTACGAGGACGAGACCAAAG TGGTCCATGCTGTGGACGGCACCGCCGAGAACGGGATCCACCCCTTGAGCTCCTCCGAGGTGGACGAACTCATCCACAAAGCAGACGAGGTCACGCTGAGCGAGGCAGGGTCCACGGCCGGGGCGGCAGAGACCCGGGGGGCCGTGGAGGGGGCAGCCCGGACCACGCCCTCCTGGCGGGAGATCACCGGTGTGCAGGCACAGCCAGGCGAGGCCACGTCCGGCCCGCCGGGGATCCAGCCCGGCCAGGAGCCCCCGGTCACAATGATCTTCATGGGTTACCAGAACGTGGAGGATGAGGCCGAGACCAAGAAGGTGCTGGGCCTTCAGGATACCATCACGGCGGAGCTGGTGGTCATCGAAGACGCGGCTGAGCCCAAGGAGCCTGCGCCACCCAACGGCAGTGCCGCCGAGCCTCCCACGGAGGCCGCCTCCAGGGAAGAGAATCAGGCGGGGCCCGAGGCCGTCACCAGCGACCCCCAGGACCTCGACATGAAGAAGCAACGTTGTAAATGCTGCTCCATCATGTGA
- the PALM gene encoding paralemmin-1 isoform X5, producing the protein MEVLAAETTSQQERLQAIAEKRKRQAEIENKRRQLEDERRQLQHLKSKALRERWLLEGTPSSASEGDEDLRRQMQDDEQKTRLLEDSVSRLEKEIEVLERGDSAPAAAKENAVAPSPVRAPAPSPAKEERKTEVVMNSQQTPVGTPKDKRVSNTPLRTVDGSPMMKAVVHAVDGTAENGIHPLSSSEVDELIHKADEVTLSEAGSTAGAAETRGAVEGAARTTPSWREITGVQAQPGEATSGPPGIQPGQEPPVTMIFMGYQNVEDEAETKKVLGLQDTITAELVVIEDAAEPKEPAPPNGSAAEPPTEAASREENQAGPEAVTSDPQDLDMKKQRCKCCSIM; encoded by the exons GGTCCTGGCGGCAGAGACCACGTCCCAGCAGGAGCGGCTGCAGGCCATCGCA GAGAAGCGGAAGCGGCAGGCAGAGATTGAGAACAAGCGCCGGCAGCTGGAGGACGAGCGGAGGCAGCTGCAGCACCTGAAG TCCAAGGCACTGCGGGAGCGCTGGCTGCTGGAGGGGACGCCGTCCTCGGCCTCAGAGGGGGATGAGGACCTGAGGAGGCAGATGCAGGACGACGAGCAGAAGACACGGCTGCTGGAGGACTCGGTGTCCAG GTTGGAGAAGGAAATTGAGGTGCTGGAGCGTGGAGACTCCGCCCCAGCCGCTGCCAAGGAGAACGCGGTGGCCCCGAGCCCGGTCCGGGCCCCAGCCCCGAGTCCAGCCAAGGAGGAGCGCAAGACAGAGGTGGTGATGAATTCACAGCAG ACGCCGGTGGGCACGCCCAAAG ACAAGCGAGTCTCCAACACGCCCCTGAGGACGGTTGACGGCTCCCCCATGATGAAGGCAG TGGTCCATGCTGTGGACGGCACCGCCGAGAACGGGATCCACCCCTTGAGCTCCTCCGAGGTGGACGAACTCATCCACAAAGCAGACGAGGTCACGCTGAGCGAGGCAGGGTCCACGGCCGGGGCGGCAGAGACCCGGGGGGCCGTGGAGGGGGCAGCCCGGACCACGCCCTCCTGGCGGGAGATCACCGGTGTGCAGGCACAGCCAGGCGAGGCCACGTCCGGCCCGCCGGGGATCCAGCCCGGCCAGGAGCCCCCGGTCACAATGATCTTCATGGGTTACCAGAACGTGGAGGATGAGGCCGAGACCAAGAAGGTGCTGGGCCTTCAGGATACCATCACGGCGGAGCTGGTGGTCATCGAAGACGCGGCTGAGCCCAAGGAGCCTGCGCCACCCAACGGCAGTGCCGCCGAGCCTCCCACGGAGGCCGCCTCCAGGGAAGAGAATCAGGCGGGGCCCGAGGCCGTCACCAGCGACCCCCAGGACCTCGACATGAAGAAGCAACGTTGTAAATGCTGCTCCATCATGTGA